Genomic window (Thermodesulfobacteriota bacterium):
GAGCAGGTTGCCGAGAGCCACGAGGCCGAGCTCGATGCCGATGACGAGGACTATGAACCCCGACACGGCGGGCGGGAATATCGGTTTCAGTCGTCGGAGGAATAGCGCCATCAGCACCTCTACAGCCCCCGCGAATATAGTCATGGCGAATACGGCCGGGAGCCCGCCCGCCTTGACGGCGAGCACGGAGGGGGCGAGGTATACGGCCGAATAGACCGGGGACGCGAAATAACCCGACCCTATAGGACCCTTCCAGAGGGACTGGAGAATGGTCGCAATGCCGATTGCTATCATCCCCATGCTAATGGCGCTTGCCGTCACTTTCTCCGGCACGTCGCCGTAGCTCGCTATGAGCACTATATAGACGAGCGTGACTGCGATGTAGACCGTGAACTGGAAGCCGAGGGGGATAAGCCTGCGGATGGGGGGCATGTCGGTTACGCCGTATATCAGGTCGCTCGGTTTCGTGGCCACGGGCGGTTCCTCTCTGTGAAAGCCGGGATAAACGAATCTACTTTATGGAGAGGGGTAATTCAACAGGCGGGCATTACTTCAATTGGATCTTTTCACTGTCCTTAAATAAATTTTAACGACTCCCCATGCTCTACTCCTTCTGACTCGTAGGAGCGCCATCTTGGCGCGATCATAGTTGGGAATCGCGGCTGGAAGCCGCTCCTACAGTTATAGGTAGAGGGCGGTATAAGCGGTACGCGTAATCCGGTAATGCTTAGCCCTTAAAACTTTCCCCCTTTTCCATCGTATAATATCCGTATCTTGCATGTGAGCTGAGACGGGCAGCCTGTGTTCGGAATAAACTCGAAAAGCGGCATATCGGACGAAGAGGCTATGCGGAAATTTCAGAAGGGCGACGACGGGAGCTTCGACCTCCTCCTCGGCCGGCACGGGGCCGGTGTGCTCAGGTTCATTGTCAGGATGACGGGCGCGGAGAAGCCCCAGGCCGAGGACCTGCTCCAGGAAATCTTCATGAAGGTGATAGAGCGGAGGAAGAATTACGACCCCGGCCAGAAGTTCTCGACGTGGCTATACAGCATAGCGCGGAACCACTGCATAGATTTTCTCAGGACCGAGAGCTACAGGAGGCACAGTTCGCTCGACGCCCCGCTGTCCATGGAGGAAGAGGGGGGCGCCGTCGTCATCGACCTCGTAAGGAGCGGCGACAGGGACCAGGAGGAGAGGGCGTTCGACCTCGAGGTGAAGGAGCTTATAGACATAGGCGTCAGGGGTTTGAAAGAGGAGTTCAGGGAAGTATTCTTGCTTAGAGAGGTGGAGGGGCTTTCGTTCGAGGAGATAGCCGTGGTTACGGAATCACCGCTCGGAACGGTAAAGAGCCGCCTCCGCTACGCGTACAAGGGACTCCGCCAGATATTCACGGAGTCGGGGTATTTCGAGGAAAAACAGAAAGCGAAAGGGGTGTGACCGGAAAAGATGAATTGCGAGAGATGCAGCGAGATATTGGTCGAGTACATACACGGCGGGCTCAGCCCCGAGGAGAGGGCAATGGTCGCGGAGCACCTGAGCGAATGTAAGGAGTGCGCGCGCGAGCTCGAGGAGTATGTGGAGATAAGGAGGGTGGTGACGGAAGAATCCCCGCTGCCCGAACCCTCGCGGGAGGTCATGGCGAGGCTCTCCAAAGCCGCGAGGGATCGAGTCTCCCGCGAAAAGCGCCCTTTCTATAAGAGGTTGCCGTACTCTCCTTTCCTCATACCAGCGCTCTCCACCGCTATCGCGCTCATGGTCTGGTTCTACTACGGCAACTTGGGCAGGGACGTCATGGACACCGCTTCCTACGACGTGATGGCGAGGAAGATGAAGGAGCCCGGGAGCCGCATGGAAACAGTCGGGCAGGCGGCCCCTGATTCGAGGAGAGAATATCCGGCCGAGGCCGAATCTTCGCCCGCGCTCGGAGATATCGGGGAGTCAGGCGAAGGTATGCCTGCGGCTCCGGCGCCGCTTCCGCAGGAGGAAACGCGCGCCCTTTCGGACGATCTGCCGGACGCGGGTGACGGCGCCGAAGAGGTTTCACGAAATAAGGAGAGCGCACTTTTGGACGAAGCGTCCAAAAAATCGGAACCCGCGCGTCCGGCCGCGGAAGCGGAATCACTGACAGCCGACGCTGCGAAAGTCGATTACAGCGAACTCCTCCGGCTCGCGCAAAGGCAGCAGACGGAGGGGGACTGCGATGCTTCGATAAAGACGAACGAGATATTGCTCCAATCCTATCCGGAGCCGCCCGCAAACGTGCAGGCGCAGTCCTACCGCTCGCTCGCCGAGTGCTACGAGATGCAGGGGAAGCTCGACCTCGCCGTGATGAACTACACCCAGCTCGGCCGCGTCTCGCCCGGGGAGAGCGGCTTCGCCAACAGCAGGATCATGAGGATCAGGGACAGGTCGATGCAGAAGATCGGCAGCACGAGCCCCGCCCCCTCGCCTGTGAATTAGTTCTCACTCATTCCTGAGATTGTGGCTCTTTGCGATGTCTCTATTTACCTACCAAGGTAAAAGAAAGGAACAATCTATTTTCTTCTTTTCCTTGATGAAAAGAAGCAAAAATCATCCGACTGTACATAATTTGCTAAAAATATCATATTAAGGCGAAAATGTTTTAATTCCGCCCCATCCCTAAAACATTTTTAGGCGCCTTAATACTCTATTTTCTTAACGCAAATTCTGTAATGTCGGAAGAATAAAAATACGTGCTTCGACAGGCTTCCGGCTTCGTTAAAACTACGCCGGACATGCAGGACGAACGGGCGGGGAGTCGCTGCGGACGTATTGGATGCTGGCGGAAGCAGAAGTATTGGATGGAATCATAAAACACACATTGTGTGTGTGAAACTTTCCCCCACGCCGTTCGTAATAATCCCTAAATCCGCAGTAAGGAGATCGATCATGGGA
Coding sequences:
- a CDS encoding sigma-70 family RNA polymerase sigma factor — encoded protein: MFGINSKSGISDEEAMRKFQKGDDGSFDLLLGRHGAGVLRFIVRMTGAEKPQAEDLLQEIFMKVIERRKNYDPGQKFSTWLYSIARNHCIDFLRTESYRRHSSLDAPLSMEEEGGAVVIDLVRSGDRDQEERAFDLEVKELIDIGVRGLKEEFREVFLLREVEGLSFEEIAVVTESPLGTVKSRLRYAYKGLRQIFTESGYFEEKQKAKGV
- a CDS encoding zf-HC2 domain-containing protein, with product MNCERCSEILVEYIHGGLSPEERAMVAEHLSECKECARELEEYVEIRRVVTEESPLPEPSREVMARLSKAARDRVSREKRPFYKRLPYSPFLIPALSTAIALMVWFYYGNLGRDVMDTASYDVMARKMKEPGSRMETVGQAAPDSRREYPAEAESSPALGDIGESGEGMPAAPAPLPQEETRALSDDLPDAGDGAEEVSRNKESALLDEASKKSEPARPAAEAESLTADAAKVDYSELLRLAQRQQTEGDCDASIKTNEILLQSYPEPPANVQAQSYRSLAECYEMQGKLDLAVMNYTQLGRVSPGESGFANSRIMRIRDRSMQKIGSTSPAPSPVN